One genomic segment of Actinoplanes ianthinogenes includes these proteins:
- the rpmE gene encoding 50S ribosomal protein L31: MKSGIHPEYTTTEVICSCGSSFTTRSTAKGGEIRVETCSACHPFYTGKQRVLDTAGRVAKFQAKYAKVNAAKKK, encoded by the coding sequence ATGAAGAGCGGTATCCACCCGGAGTACACGACCACCGAGGTCATCTGCTCCTGCGGCAGCAGCTTCACCACCCGTAGCACCGCCAAGGGCGGCGAGATCCGCGTCGAGACTTGCAGCGCCTGCCACCCGTTCTACACCGGCAAGCAGCGCGTTCTCGACACCGCGGGCCGGGTCGCGAAGTTCCAGGCGAAGTACGCCAAGGTCAACGCCGCGAAGAAGAAGTAA
- the prfA gene encoding peptide chain release factor 1, giving the protein MSNDRLTMLLAEYADLEKRMEDPSIHADQALVRRVGRRFAELAPIYSAHAELEAAREDLAAAKELAAEDPAFAAEAEAVAATLPALEEKLGEMLMPRDPSDAKDVIIEIKAGEGGQESALFAGDLLRMYTRYAERRGWVVEVIDSQESDLGGVKDISVAVKTKGAPEGGHGVWSRMKWEGGVHRVQRVPVTESQGRIHTSAAGVLVLPEAEDVDIDIQPGDLRIDVYRSSGPGGQSVNTTDSAVRITHLPTGTVVSCQNEKSQLQNKESAMRILRSRLLAQAQEAADAAAGDARKAQVRTVDRSERVRTYNFPQNRITDHRIGYTAYNLDLVLGGELDGVLDALAAADREARLAGDTELSRRQ; this is encoded by the coding sequence ATGAGCAACGACCGTTTGACCATGCTTCTCGCCGAGTACGCGGACCTCGAGAAGCGGATGGAGGACCCGTCGATCCACGCCGACCAGGCGCTGGTCCGCCGGGTCGGCCGGCGGTTCGCCGAGCTCGCGCCGATCTATTCGGCGCACGCCGAGCTGGAGGCCGCGCGCGAGGACCTGGCCGCCGCCAAGGAGCTCGCTGCCGAGGACCCGGCGTTCGCGGCGGAGGCCGAGGCGGTCGCCGCCACCCTCCCGGCGCTGGAGGAGAAGCTCGGCGAGATGCTGATGCCGCGCGACCCGAGCGACGCCAAGGACGTGATCATCGAGATCAAGGCGGGGGAGGGCGGCCAGGAGTCCGCGCTCTTCGCCGGTGACCTGCTGCGGATGTACACCCGGTACGCGGAGCGCCGCGGCTGGGTGGTCGAGGTGATCGACTCGCAGGAGTCGGACCTGGGCGGGGTCAAGGACATCTCGGTCGCGGTGAAGACCAAGGGCGCGCCCGAGGGCGGCCACGGCGTCTGGTCCCGGATGAAGTGGGAGGGCGGCGTGCACCGGGTGCAGCGCGTCCCGGTCACCGAGTCGCAGGGCCGGATCCACACGTCGGCGGCCGGCGTGCTGGTGCTGCCCGAGGCGGAGGACGTCGACATCGACATCCAGCCCGGCGACCTGCGGATCGACGTCTACCGGTCGTCCGGGCCGGGTGGGCAGTCGGTCAACACCACCGACTCCGCGGTGCGGATCACGCACCTCCCCACCGGCACCGTGGTGAGCTGCCAGAACGAGAAGAGCCAGCTGCAGAACAAGGAGTCGGCGATGCGCATCCTGCGGTCCCGGCTGCTGGCGCAGGCGCAGGAGGCGGCGGACGCGGCGGCCGGTGACGCGCGCAAGGCGCAGGTGCGGACCGTGGACCGGTCGGAGCGGGTGCGGACGTACAACTTCCCGCAGAACCGGATCACCGACCACCGGATCGGCTACACGGCCTACAACCTGGATCTGGTGCTCGGCGGCGAGCTGGACGGGGTGCTGGACGCGCTGGCCGCGGCGGACCGGGAGGCCCGGCTGGCCGGCGACACCGAGCTCAGCCGACGGCAGTGA